A stretch of the Macaca thibetana thibetana isolate TM-01 chromosome X, ASM2454274v1, whole genome shotgun sequence genome encodes the following:
- the LOC126945675 gene encoding 60S ribosomal protein L34-like, giving the protein MVQRLTYQRRLSYNTASNKTGLSRTPGNRIVYLYTKKVGKAPKSACGVCPGRLRGVRAVRPKVLMRLSKTKKHVSRAYGGSMCAKCVRDRIKRAFLIEEQKIVVKVLKAQAQSQKAK; this is encoded by the coding sequence ATGGTCCAACGTTTGACATACCAACGTAGGCTTTCCTACAATACAGCCTCTAACAAAACTGGGCTGTCCCGAACCCCTGGTAATAGAATTGTTTACCTTTATACCAAGAAGGTTGGGAAAGCACCAAAATCTGCATGTGGTGTGTGCCCAGGCAGACTTCGAGGGGTTCGTGCTGTAAGACCTAAAGTTCTTATGAGATTgtccaaaacaaagaaacatgtcAGCAGGGCCTATGGTGGTTCCATGTGTGCTAAATGTGTTCGTGACAGGATCAAGCGTGCTTTCCTTATCGAGGAGCAGAAAATCGTTGTGAAAGTGTTGAAGGCACAAGCACAGAgtcaaaaagctaaataa